The proteins below come from a single Mycobacterium parmense genomic window:
- a CDS encoding WhiB family transcriptional regulator, protein MSGSRPAARRTNNAAQPGFLRSVDSEDRIAWVSQALCRTTDPDELFVRGAAQRKAAVICRHCPVMQECGADALDNKVEFGVWGGMTERQRRALLKQHPEVVSWADFFDKKRGRGVG, encoded by the coding sequence GTGTCAGGATCACGGCCTGCCGCGCGTAGGACAAACAACGCGGCTCAACCAGGCTTTCTACGCAGCGTGGATTCTGAAGACCGCATCGCCTGGGTTTCCCAGGCACTCTGCCGTACCACGGACCCGGACGAGCTGTTCGTCCGAGGCGCAGCGCAGCGCAAGGCCGCGGTCATCTGCCGGCACTGCCCGGTGATGCAGGAGTGCGGCGCGGACGCATTGGACAACAAGGTCGAATTCGGAGTCTGGGGCGGCATGACCGAGCGGCAGCGCAGGGCCCTGCTCAAGCAGCACCCCGAGGTGGTCTCGTGGGCCGACTTCTTCGACAAGAAGAGGGGCCGCGGCGTCGGATAG
- a CDS encoding ArsA family ATPase, with product MSTAPKALDMAAILADTANRVVVCCGAGGVGKTTTAAAIALRAAEYGRHVCVLTIDPAKRLAQALGVNDLGNTPQRVPLAPEVTGELHAMMLDMRRTFDEMVVQYSGTGRAQAILDNQFYQTVASSLAGTQEYMAMEKLGQLLAEDRWDLVVVDTPPSRNALDFLDAPKRLGSFMDSRLWRLLLAPGRGIGRLVTGAMGLAMKAMSTVLGSQMLGDAAAFVQSLDATFGGFREKADRTYALLKRRGTQFVVVSAAEPDALREAAFFVDRLSQEGMPLAGLVLNRTHPMLCALPAERAIDGSETLDASTDSEAAPLTSAMLRIHADRAQTARREIRLLSRFTGAHPHVPVVGVPSLPFDVSDLEALRALADQITSVGAEASRAAGR from the coding sequence ATGAGCACCGCGCCGAAAGCTCTTGACATGGCGGCCATTTTGGCCGACACCGCCAACCGTGTGGTGGTGTGCTGCGGCGCCGGCGGTGTGGGCAAGACCACCACCGCGGCCGCGATCGCGTTGCGCGCGGCCGAATACGGCCGCCACGTTTGCGTTTTGACGATCGACCCCGCCAAGCGCCTGGCCCAGGCGCTTGGCGTCAACGACCTCGGCAACACACCGCAGCGGGTGCCCTTGGCTCCAGAGGTGACCGGTGAGCTGCACGCGATGATGCTCGACATGCGCCGGACATTCGACGAGATGGTGGTCCAGTACTCCGGGACCGGCCGGGCGCAGGCGATTCTGGACAACCAGTTCTACCAGACGGTGGCCAGCTCGCTCGCCGGCACGCAGGAGTACATGGCGATGGAGAAGCTGGGTCAGCTGCTCGCCGAGGACCGGTGGGACCTGGTGGTGGTGGACACCCCGCCGTCGCGCAACGCGCTGGACTTCTTGGACGCGCCGAAGCGGTTGGGCAGCTTCATGGACAGCCGCCTGTGGCGGCTACTGCTGGCGCCGGGGCGCGGCATCGGCAGATTGGTAACCGGCGCAATGGGTTTGGCGATGAAGGCGATGTCCACCGTGCTCGGTTCCCAGATGCTGGGCGACGCGGCGGCGTTCGTGCAGTCACTGGATGCGACGTTCGGTGGCTTCCGCGAGAAGGCCGATCGCACCTACGCGTTGCTGAAAAGACGTGGCACCCAGTTCGTTGTCGTGTCGGCGGCCGAGCCCGACGCACTGCGCGAGGCGGCGTTCTTCGTCGACCGGCTGTCCCAGGAGGGGATGCCGCTGGCGGGGCTCGTCTTGAACCGCACCCATCCGATGCTGTGCGCGCTGCCCGCCGAGCGGGCCATCGACGGCAGCGAAACACTGGATGCGAGCACGGATTCCGAAGCCGCTCCGCTGACCTCCGCGATGCTGCGGATTCACGCCGACCGCGCTCAGACGGCCCGACGAGAGATCAGGCTGCTGTCCCGGTTCACCGGCGCGCACCCGCACGTGCCGGTCGTCGGGGTGCCGTCGCTGCCGTTCGACGTTTCGGATCTCGAGGCGCTGCGTGCGCTCGCCGACCAGATCACTTCGGTCGGCGCCGAAGCGTCCCGCGCAGCGGGACGCTGA
- a CDS encoding ArsA-related P-loop ATPase, whose amino-acid sequence MVANTSSGGGLVGWPARLSKARLHFVTGKGGTGKSTVAAALALTLAAGGRKVLLVEVEGRQGIAQLFDVPPLPYEELKIATAERGGQVNALAIDIEAAFLEYLDMFYNLGIAGRAMRRIGAIEFATTIAPGLRDVLLTGKIKESVVRVDKNRLPVYDAVVVDAPPTGRIARFLDVTKAVSDLAKGGPVHSQSEGVVKLLHSDQTAIHLVTLLEALPVQETLEAIEELAEMELPIGSVIVNRNIPAFLEPGDLAKAAEGDVDVDSVRAGLKMAGIALDDTDFAGLLTETIQHATRMAARAETAQQLDALHVPRLELPAISDGVDLGSLYELSDSLAQQGVR is encoded by the coding sequence ATGGTGGCAAACACATCTAGCGGCGGCGGTCTCGTCGGCTGGCCGGCGCGCCTGTCGAAGGCCCGTCTACATTTCGTGACGGGCAAGGGCGGCACGGGTAAGTCGACGGTCGCGGCTGCGCTGGCGCTGACCCTGGCGGCGGGCGGGCGCAAGGTTCTGCTTGTGGAAGTCGAAGGGCGCCAAGGGATTGCGCAGCTGTTCGACGTGCCGCCGCTGCCGTACGAGGAGCTCAAGATCGCCACCGCCGAGCGGGGCGGCCAGGTGAACGCGCTGGCCATCGACATCGAGGCCGCGTTCCTGGAATACCTCGACATGTTCTACAACCTCGGCATCGCGGGCCGGGCCATGCGCCGCATCGGCGCCATCGAGTTCGCGACCACCATCGCCCCCGGTCTGCGCGACGTGCTGCTCACCGGAAAGATCAAGGAGTCGGTGGTGCGCGTCGACAAGAACCGGCTCCCCGTGTATGACGCGGTGGTTGTCGACGCGCCACCCACCGGGCGGATCGCGCGCTTCCTGGATGTCACCAAAGCCGTGTCCGACCTGGCCAAAGGCGGGCCGGTGCACTCGCAGAGCGAGGGCGTGGTGAAGCTGCTGCACTCCGATCAGACCGCCATTCACCTGGTGACGCTGCTGGAGGCGTTGCCCGTTCAGGAGACGCTGGAGGCCATCGAGGAGCTCGCGGAGATGGAGCTGCCCATCGGCAGCGTCATCGTGAACCGCAACATCCCGGCGTTCCTGGAGCCCGGTGACCTGGCCAAGGCCGCCGAGGGTGACGTCGACGTGGACTCGGTGCGGGCCGGGTTGAAGATGGCCGGCATCGCACTCGACGACACCGATTTCGCCGGCCTGCTGACCGAAACCATCCAGCACGCAACGCGAATGGCCGCGCGCGCCGAGACGGCCCAGCAACTCGACGCGTTGCACGTGCCGCGCCTGGAGCTGCCGGCGATCTCCGACGGTGTCGACCTCGGGAGCCTCTACGAACTATCCGATTCGCTTGCCCAACAGGGGGTCCGATGA
- a CDS encoding DUF4177 domain-containing protein, whose translation MSQPTAWEYVTVPLLTHATKQILDQWGADGWELVSVLPGPTGEQHVAYLKRPK comes from the coding sequence ATGAGCCAACCGACCGCGTGGGAGTACGTCACCGTCCCGCTGCTGACGCACGCCACCAAGCAGATCCTCGACCAGTGGGGCGCCGACGGCTGGGAGCTGGTCTCCGTGCTGCCCGGTCCCACCGGCGAGCAGCACGTCGCCTATTTGAAGCGCCCCAAGTAG
- a CDS encoding RidA family protein gives MGASERLGQLNLALPDVVAPLAAYVPAVRTGNLVYTAGQLPMQAGSLVGTGKVGADVSPDEAKAMARICALNALAAVDSVVGIDAVTRVVKVVGFVASAPGFNGQPAVVNGASELLAEVFGDVGAHARSAVGVSELPLDAPVEVELIVEVGARP, from the coding sequence ATGGGTGCATCCGAACGGCTCGGGCAGCTCAATCTCGCGCTTCCGGACGTCGTCGCGCCGCTGGCCGCGTACGTGCCGGCCGTCCGGACCGGCAACCTGGTCTACACGGCAGGTCAGCTGCCGATGCAGGCCGGGAGTCTGGTGGGCACCGGCAAGGTCGGCGCGGACGTCAGCCCCGACGAGGCCAAGGCGATGGCGCGGATCTGCGCGCTCAACGCGCTGGCGGCGGTCGACTCCGTGGTGGGAATCGACGCGGTGACCCGGGTGGTCAAAGTCGTCGGCTTCGTCGCGTCCGCCCCCGGATTCAACGGCCAGCCCGCCGTCGTCAACGGGGCGTCGGAACTGCTGGCAGAGGTCTTCGGCGACGTTGGCGCGCACGCGCGTTCGGCGGTCGGGGTGTCCGAGCTGCCGCTGGACGCGCCGGTGGAGGTCGAGCTGATCGTGGAGGTCGGCGCACGGCCGTGA
- a CDS encoding MBL fold metallo-hydrolase, with amino-acid sequence MTEAPESLTHPAYRRLRAVTSTASVLLADNPGLLTLEGTNTWVLRGPRSDEVVIVDPGPDDDEHLDLLAAVGRVALVLISHRHGDHTDGIDKLVERTGAPVRSAGSGFLRGFSAELIDGEVIDAAGLKITVLSTPGHTADSLSFVLDDAVLTADTVLGRGTTVIDREDGSLADYLESLQRLRGLGRRTVLPGHGPELPDLSAVASGYLTHRHERLAQVRAALRDLGDDASARQIVEHVYVDVDEELWDAAEWSVQAQLNYLRS; translated from the coding sequence GTGACCGAGGCTCCCGAGTCGCTGACCCACCCCGCATACCGCCGGCTGCGGGCGGTCACTAGCACGGCCTCGGTGCTGCTGGCCGACAACCCCGGGCTGCTGACCCTGGAGGGAACCAACACCTGGGTGCTGCGGGGGCCGCGCAGCGACGAGGTGGTGATCGTCGACCCGGGGCCCGACGACGACGAGCACCTCGACCTGCTCGCCGCGGTCGGTCGTGTGGCGCTGGTGCTGATCAGCCATCGGCACGGCGACCACACCGACGGCATCGACAAACTGGTCGAGCGGACCGGCGCGCCGGTCCGCTCGGCGGGCAGCGGGTTCCTGCGCGGGTTTTCCGCCGAGCTGATCGACGGCGAGGTCATCGACGCCGCGGGGCTGAAGATCACGGTGCTGTCGACGCCCGGCCACACCGCCGACTCGTTGTCGTTCGTGCTCGACGACGCCGTGCTCACCGCGGACACCGTGCTGGGTCGCGGCACGACCGTCATCGACAGAGAGGACGGGAGCCTGGCCGACTATCTCGAGTCGTTGCAGCGGCTGCGCGGTCTGGGCCGGCGGACCGTGCTGCCCGGGCACGGACCCGAACTGCCGGATCTGAGCGCCGTCGCGTCGGGATATCTCACCCACCGCCACGAACGCCTCGCGCAGGTGCGGGCGGCGCTGCGCGATCTGGGCGACGACGCCTCCGCCCGCCAGATCGTCGAACACGTCTATGTCGACGTCGACGAGGAGCTCTGGGATGCGGCCGAATGGTCCGTGCAGGCGCAGCTGAACTACCTGCGCAGCTAG
- the crp gene encoding cAMP-activated global transcriptional regulator CRP has translation MDEILARAGIFQGVEPGAVAALTKQLQPVDFPRGHTVFAEGEPGDRLYIIVSGKVKIGRRSPDGRENLLTIMGPSDMFGELSIFDPGPRTSSATTITEVRAVSMDRDALRAWIADRPEIAEQLLRVLARRLRRTNNNLADLIFTDVPGRVAKQLLQLAQRFGTQEGGAMRVTHDLTQEEIAQLVGASRETVNKALADFAHRGWIRLEGKSVLISDSERLARRAR, from the coding sequence GTGGACGAGATCCTGGCAAGGGCAGGAATCTTCCAAGGGGTTGAGCCCGGCGCAGTCGCCGCACTGACCAAACAACTTCAACCCGTCGACTTCCCACGCGGACACACGGTATTCGCCGAGGGTGAGCCGGGCGACCGGTTGTACATCATTGTCTCGGGCAAGGTGAAGATCGGCCGCCGTTCGCCCGACGGCCGCGAGAACCTGCTCACCATCATGGGCCCGTCGGACATGTTCGGCGAGCTCTCGATCTTCGACCCGGGCCCCCGGACGTCCAGCGCGACCACGATCACCGAGGTGCGGGCGGTGTCCATGGACCGCGACGCCCTGCGCGCGTGGATCGCCGATCGTCCCGAGATCGCCGAGCAGCTGCTGCGGGTGCTGGCCCGCCGCTTGCGCCGCACCAACAACAACCTGGCCGACCTCATCTTCACCGACGTGCCGGGCCGGGTCGCCAAGCAGCTGCTGCAGCTGGCCCAGCGCTTCGGCACGCAGGAAGGTGGCGCGATGCGCGTCACCCACGACCTCACGCAGGAGGAGATCGCCCAGCTGGTGGGCGCTTCGCGCGAGACGGTCAACAAGGCGCTGGCCGATTTCGCCCACCGCGGCTGGATCCGCCTGGAGGGCAAGAGCGTGCTGATCTCGGACTCCGAACGGCTGGCCCGCCGAGCGCGTTGA
- the nth gene encoding endonuclease III has protein sequence MNRALAQAFPDAHCELDFTTPLELTVATILSAQSTDKRVNLTTPALFKRYRSALDYAQADRAELENLIHPTGFFRNKATSLIGLGQALVERFGGEVPSTLDELVTLPGVGRKTANVILGNAFGVPGITVDTHFKRLVQRWRWTTAEDPVKIEHAVGALIERREWTMLSHRVIFHGRRVCHARKPACGVCVVAKDCPSFGLGPTDPLLAAPLVRGPETEHLLALAGL, from the coding sequence ATGAATCGCGCGCTCGCGCAAGCCTTTCCGGACGCGCACTGTGAACTGGACTTCACCACGCCGCTCGAGCTCACGGTGGCCACCATCCTGTCGGCCCAGAGCACCGACAAGCGGGTCAACCTGACGACGCCGGCGCTGTTCAAGCGGTACCGGTCGGCGCTGGACTACGCGCAAGCCGACCGCGCCGAACTGGAGAACCTCATCCATCCCACGGGTTTCTTCCGCAACAAGGCCACGTCGCTCATCGGGCTCGGGCAGGCGCTCGTCGAACGGTTCGGCGGCGAGGTGCCGTCGACCCTGGACGAGCTGGTGACGCTGCCCGGGGTGGGGCGCAAGACCGCCAACGTCATCCTGGGCAACGCCTTCGGCGTTCCGGGAATCACCGTCGACACCCACTTCAAGCGGTTGGTGCAGCGCTGGCGCTGGACCACCGCCGAGGACCCGGTCAAGATCGAGCACGCGGTCGGTGCGCTGATCGAACGCCGCGAGTGGACAATGCTGAGCCATCGCGTGATCTTCCACGGCCGGCGGGTGTGTCACGCCCGCAAGCCCGCGTGCGGGGTGTGCGTGGTCGCCAAGGACTGCCCCTCCTTCGGCCTGGGCCCCACGGATCCGCTGCTGGCCGCGCCGCTGGTCCGCGGCCCCGAAACCGAGCACCTGCTGGCCCTGGCGGGCCTGTAG
- a CDS encoding TlpA family protein disulfide reductase produces the protein MPTLSRRTRWQIAILAVVAALTGALVAQLRDDAQPPGTAHTMADREHRDADTAAALAGPRQSADLPPCPAGGVAPGPPALRGVTADCAADGSTVDVARALAGRRVVLNFWAYWCAPCITELPAMAEYQRRVGPDVLVVTVHQDENETAALLRLAELGVRLPTLQDGRRRVAAALRVANVMPATVVLRPDGSVAQTLPRPFATADEIAAAVGTDTG, from the coding sequence ATGCCGACGTTGTCCCGCAGAACGCGCTGGCAGATCGCGATCCTGGCCGTGGTGGCGGCGCTGACGGGGGCGCTGGTCGCCCAGCTGCGCGACGACGCCCAGCCTCCCGGGACTGCCCACACGATGGCCGACCGCGAACATCGCGACGCCGACACGGCGGCCGCGCTGGCCGGTCCCCGGCAAAGCGCCGACCTGCCGCCCTGCCCGGCGGGCGGCGTCGCCCCCGGCCCCCCGGCGCTGCGCGGGGTGACCGCGGACTGCGCGGCCGACGGGTCCACCGTCGACGTCGCGCGCGCGCTGGCCGGACGCCGGGTCGTCCTCAACTTCTGGGCGTACTGGTGCGCGCCGTGCATCACCGAACTTCCCGCCATGGCCGAGTACCAACGACGCGTGGGCCCGGACGTGTTGGTGGTGACCGTGCATCAGGACGAGAACGAGACCGCGGCCCTGTTGCGCCTCGCCGAGCTGGGAGTTCGGCTGCCGACGCTGCAGGACGGTCGTCGCCGGGTCGCCGCGGCGCTGCGGGTGGCAAACGTGATGCCCGCGACGGTGGTCCTGCGACCGGACGGTAGCGTTGCGCAGACGCTACCGCGGCCATTCGCCACTGCCGACGAGATCGCGGCCGCGGTCGGAACCGACACGGGATAA
- a CDS encoding NUDIX hydrolase: MSSGGAPMHSGKPTHARTSATPAPDASPAWLRPLLDNLDAIPDAYRRRLPPDVLEMITTTAASTRGSAREAAVLVLFSGPESGPAHGGVPDDVDLLVTVRASTLRHHAGQAAFPGGAADPDDDGPVDTALREAHEETGIDLSRLRPLATMERAFIAPSEFHVVPVLAYSPDPGPVAVVNEAETAMVARVPLRAFINPANRLMVYRGDLGRRWSGPAFLLNEMLVWGFTGQVISAILDVAGWARPWDTGDVRELDATMALVGGGTRG; the protein is encoded by the coding sequence GTGAGTAGTGGGGGAGCGCCCATGCACAGCGGCAAGCCCACCCACGCGCGGACGTCGGCCACGCCGGCGCCCGACGCCAGCCCGGCCTGGCTGCGCCCGCTGCTCGACAACCTCGATGCGATCCCTGACGCCTACCGGCGCCGGCTGCCGCCCGACGTGCTGGAGATGATCACCACCACCGCCGCGTCCACCAGGGGGTCCGCGCGCGAGGCCGCCGTCCTGGTGTTGTTCTCGGGCCCGGAGTCCGGACCCGCGCACGGCGGTGTGCCCGACGACGTCGACCTGTTGGTCACCGTGCGCGCGTCGACGCTGCGCCACCACGCCGGCCAGGCGGCGTTCCCGGGCGGTGCCGCCGACCCCGACGACGACGGCCCGGTGGACACCGCCCTGCGCGAGGCGCACGAGGAGACCGGAATCGACCTGTCGAGGCTGCGTCCCCTGGCCACCATGGAGCGGGCGTTCATCGCGCCGTCGGAATTCCACGTCGTGCCCGTCCTGGCGTACTCGCCGGACCCCGGGCCGGTGGCCGTCGTCAACGAGGCCGAGACGGCCATGGTCGCACGGGTTCCGTTGCGCGCGTTCATTAATCCGGCGAACAGGCTCATGGTCTACCGCGGCGACCTCGGCCGGCGCTGGTCCGGGCCGGCGTTCTTGTTGAACGAGATGCTGGTCTGGGGATTCACCGGCCAGGTGATCTCCGCGATCCTGGACGTGGCCGGCTGGGCCCGGCCCTGGGACACCGGTGACGTGCGTGAATTGGACGCCACGATGGCGCTGGTCGGCGGCGGGACCCGCGGATGA
- the marP gene encoding acid resistance serine protease MarP has product MTPSQWLDVAVLAVAFIAAVSGWRSGALGSLLSFVGVLLGAIAGVLLAPHLVAHIAAPRAKLFTALFLILALVVVGEVAGVVLGRAVRGAIHSRTIRLVDSIIGVGVQLVVVLTAAWLLATPLTQSKDQPELASAVKGSRVLARVNEVAPPWLKTVPKRLSALLNTSGLPAVLEPFSRTPVVPVASPDPALANNPVVLATAPSVVKVRSLAPSCQKVLEGSGFVIAPDRVMTNAHVVAGSSSVQIYASGNPLDATVVSYNPSVDIAILAVPNLPPPPLAFAQAEAKNGQSVVVLGYPGGGNFTATPARIREAIKLSGPDIYRDPQPVTRDVYTIRASVEQGNSGGPLIDLDGHVLGVVFGAAVDDPDTGFVLTADEVAGQLSKIGDTQQVATGTCVS; this is encoded by the coding sequence ATGACCCCGTCGCAGTGGCTCGACGTCGCGGTGCTGGCCGTCGCCTTCATCGCGGCGGTCTCGGGCTGGCGTTCCGGCGCGCTAGGATCGTTGCTGTCGTTCGTGGGCGTGCTGCTGGGCGCGATCGCGGGTGTGCTGCTGGCGCCGCACCTGGTCGCGCATATCGCGGCGCCCCGCGCCAAGCTGTTCACCGCCCTGTTCTTGATCCTCGCCCTGGTGGTCGTGGGCGAGGTCGCGGGCGTGGTGCTGGGACGGGCCGTGCGCGGCGCGATTCACAGTCGCACAATCCGATTGGTCGACTCGATCATCGGCGTGGGTGTCCAGTTGGTGGTGGTGCTGACCGCGGCGTGGTTGCTGGCGACGCCGCTGACGCAGTCCAAGGACCAGCCGGAGCTGGCGTCGGCGGTTAAGGGTTCGCGGGTGCTGGCCCGCGTCAACGAGGTCGCGCCCCCCTGGCTCAAGACGGTGCCCAAGCGGCTCTCGGCGCTGCTGAACACGTCCGGCCTGCCGGCGGTGCTCGAGCCCTTCAGCCGCACGCCGGTGGTGCCGGTCGCGTCGCCGGACCCGGCCCTGGCCAACAACCCCGTCGTGCTGGCCACGGCACCCAGCGTCGTGAAGGTGCGCAGCCTGGCCCCCAGCTGTCAGAAGGTGTTGGAGGGCAGCGGATTCGTCATCGCGCCCGACCGCGTGATGACCAATGCGCACGTGGTGGCCGGGTCCAGCAGCGTGCAGATCTACGCGAGCGGCAATCCCCTCGACGCCACCGTCGTCTCCTACAACCCGTCGGTCGACATCGCCATCCTGGCGGTCCCCAACCTGCCGCCGCCACCGCTGGCCTTCGCTCAGGCCGAGGCGAAGAACGGCCAGAGCGTGGTGGTCCTCGGCTATCCCGGCGGCGGCAATTTCACCGCGACGCCGGCCAGGATCCGCGAGGCCATCAAACTCAGCGGTCCGGACATCTACCGGGACCCACAACCGGTGACCCGCGACGTGTACACGATCAGGGCCAGTGTGGAGCAGGGCAATTCGGGGGGACCGCTGATCGACCTCGACGGCCACGTGCTGGGCGTGGTGTTCGGTGCGGCCGTCGACGACCCCGACACCGGGTTCGTGCTGACGGCCGACGAGGTGGCCGGTCAGCTCTCCAAGATCGGCGACACCCAGCAGGTGGCCACCGGCACCTGTGTCAGCTGA
- a CDS encoding alpha/beta fold hydrolase: protein MPAPDPSVTRIDGPWRHLDVHANGIRFHVAEAVPAGPDATAPGTARPLVILLHGFASFWWSWRHQLRGLAGARVIAVDLRGYGGSDKPPRGYDGFTLAGDTAGLIRALGHSSATLVGHADGGMACWATAVLHPRLVSAIALISSPHPAAMRRSTLTRRDQGYALLPALLNYQLPIWPERLLTRDDAAEVERLVRSRGSAKWLASEDFSETIGHLRRAIQIPGAAHCALEYQRWAVRSQLRGEGRRFMGSMSQQLSVPLLHLRGDADPYVLADPVDRTQRYAPQGRYVSVSGAGHYSHEEMPDEVNRHLTRFFEHVHKGR from the coding sequence ATGCCGGCGCCGGATCCGTCGGTGACCCGCATCGACGGGCCGTGGCGCCACCTGGACGTGCACGCCAACGGCATCCGGTTCCATGTCGCCGAGGCCGTGCCGGCCGGCCCCGATGCCACCGCCCCCGGCACGGCGCGGCCCCTGGTGATCCTGCTGCACGGCTTCGCGTCGTTCTGGTGGTCGTGGCGGCATCAGTTGCGGGGCCTGGCCGGCGCGCGAGTGATCGCCGTGGACCTGCGCGGCTACGGCGGCAGCGACAAGCCGCCGCGGGGTTATGACGGCTTCACGCTCGCCGGTGACACGGCCGGGCTGATCCGCGCGCTCGGCCACTCCTCGGCCACCCTGGTCGGCCACGCCGACGGCGGCATGGCCTGCTGGGCCACGGCCGTGCTGCATCCGCGGCTGGTGAGCGCGATCGCGCTGATCAGCTCGCCGCACCCGGCCGCCATGCGCCGCTCCACGTTGACGCGGCGCGACCAGGGCTACGCGCTGTTGCCCGCGCTGCTGAACTACCAATTGCCCATCTGGCCCGAACGCCTGCTGACCCGCGACGACGCGGCCGAGGTCGAGCGGTTGGTTCGCAGCCGCGGTAGCGCCAAATGGCTTGCCTCCGAGGACTTTTCGGAGACAATCGGCCACCTGCGCAGGGCCATCCAGATTCCGGGCGCGGCGCACTGCGCACTGGAGTATCAGCGCTGGGCGGTGCGCAGCCAGCTACGCGGGGAGGGCCGGCGATTCATGGGGTCGATGTCGCAACAGCTCAGCGTGCCGTTGCTGCACCTGCGCGGCGACGCCGATCCGTACGTGCTGGCGGACCCGGTCGACCGCACGCAGCGTTACGCCCCGCAGGGCCGCTACGTATCCGTCTCCGGCGCAGGGCATTACAGCCACGAAGAGATGCCCGACGAGGTCAACAGGCACCTGACGAGGTTCTTCGAGCACGTGCACAAAGGCCGGTGA
- a CDS encoding phage holin family protein: protein MSSRGDGKNGVPSTLTTIPLTDPHARVAEPSIGDLIKDATAQVSTLVRAEVELARSEITRDVKKGLTGSVFFIAALVVLFYSTFFFFFFLAELLDTWLWRWASYLIVFGIMLVFGGLLALLGFLKVRRIRGPRETIASVKETRTALTPGHDKTSGAAGELTGHRGRHEKPADGAPADPSGW from the coding sequence GTGAGCAGCAGAGGCGATGGCAAGAACGGTGTGCCCAGCACCCTGACCACGATCCCGTTGACCGATCCGCACGCCCGGGTGGCCGAGCCGTCGATCGGCGACCTCATCAAGGACGCGACCGCTCAGGTGTCGACGCTGGTGCGGGCCGAGGTCGAGCTGGCCCGCTCGGAGATCACGCGGGACGTCAAGAAGGGCCTCACCGGCAGCGTGTTCTTCATCGCCGCGCTGGTAGTGCTGTTCTATTCGACGTTCTTCTTCTTCTTTTTCCTCGCCGAGCTGCTCGACACGTGGCTGTGGCGCTGGGCGTCGTACCTGATCGTGTTCGGGATCATGCTGGTGTTCGGCGGGCTGCTGGCCCTGCTGGGCTTCCTCAAGGTGCGCAGGATCCGGGGGCCGCGCGAGACCATCGCGTCGGTGAAGGAGACGCGCACGGCGCTCACCCCCGGCCACGACAAGACCTCCGGCGCCGCCGGGGAGCTCACCGGGCACCGCGGCAGGCACGAGAAGCCCGCCGACGGTGCTCCCGCAGATCCGTCGGGGTGGTAG
- a CDS encoding cutinase family protein, whose protein sequence is MLRVNVPRSLTCLGAALVAACALLTSPIPSASGAPCPYAQVVYARGTGEPPGLGAIGQAFVDKLRSRVGNRSLGVYAVDYPASRDWPTGVDGIRDASAHVVSMASSCPNTRMVLSGYSQGAAVMGFVTSADVPPGIDPATVPKPLSPEVADHVAAVVLFGEPNVRAMNFLGQPPVVIGPLYAPKTIQLCVPDDPVCSDGLEFAAHHAAAYEDGLVDQGADFAASHL, encoded by the coding sequence TTGTTGCGCGTGAACGTGCCACGCTCCCTCACCTGTCTCGGGGCCGCGCTCGTCGCGGCCTGCGCGCTGCTGACCTCCCCGATCCCGTCCGCGTCCGGCGCCCCCTGCCCCTACGCACAGGTGGTGTACGCCCGGGGCACCGGTGAGCCGCCCGGCCTCGGCGCCATCGGGCAGGCCTTCGTCGACAAGCTGCGCTCCCGCGTGGGTAACCGTTCGCTGGGGGTGTACGCGGTCGACTATCCGGCCAGCCGGGACTGGCCCACCGGCGTCGACGGCATCCGCGACGCGAGCGCTCACGTCGTCTCCATGGCGTCGAGCTGTCCGAACACCCGGATGGTGCTCAGCGGGTATTCGCAGGGTGCCGCCGTGATGGGCTTCGTCACCTCCGCCGACGTGCCGCCGGGGATCGACCCGGCGACGGTGCCCAAACCGCTGAGCCCGGAGGTGGCCGACCACGTCGCCGCCGTCGTCCTCTTCGGCGAGCCGAACGTCCGGGCGATGAACTTCCTCGGCCAGCCGCCGGTGGTCATCGGCCCGCTGTACGCCCCCAAGACCATCCAGTTGTGCGTCCCCGACGACCCGGTCTGCTCGGACGGGCTGGAGTTCGCCGCGCATCACGCCGCCGCCTACGAGGACGGCCTGGTGGACCAGGGGGCCGACTTCGCCGCCAGTCACCTCTGA